Proteins found in one Salvelinus alpinus chromosome 11, SLU_Salpinus.1, whole genome shotgun sequence genomic segment:
- the LOC139533351 gene encoding uncharacterized protein: MSRITAEELSSKHLATRITAEEVSSKHLATRITAEEVSSKHLATRITAEEVSSKHLATRITAEELSSKHLATRITAEEVSSKHVATRITAEEVSSKHLATRITAEEVSSKHLATRITAEELSSKHLATRITAEEVSSKHVAYRITAEVRSKHLATRITAEEVSSKHVATRITAEEVRSKHLATRITAEEVRSKHLATRITAEELSSKHLATRITAEEQKSSITAEEVSSKHVATRITAEELNSKHLATRKTAEELSSKHLGTRITAEEVSSKHLATRITAEEVSSKHLATRITAEELSSKHLATRITAEEVSSKHVASRITAEVSSKHVATRITAEELSSKHLATRITAVVSSKHLATRITAEELSSKHLATRITAEEVSSKHLATRITSEEVSSKHLATRITAEELSSKHLATRITAEELSSKHLATRITAVVSSKHLATRITAEELSSKHLATRITAEEVSSKHLATRITSEEVSSKHLATRITAEELSSKHLATRITAEEVSSKHVATRITAEELSSKHLATRITAEEVSSKHLATRITAEEVSSKHVVTRITAEELSSKHVATRITAKEQKSSITAEEVSSKHVATRITAEELSSKHLATRITAEDSSKHLATRITAEEVRSKHLATRITAEVSSKHLATRITAEEVRSKHLATRITAEVSSKHLVTRITAEEVSSKHLATRITAEVSSKHLATRITAEELSSKHLATRITAEEVSSKHLATRITAEVSSKHLATRITAEVSSKHVATRITAEELSSKHLATRITAEEVSSKHVATRITAEELSSKHLATRITAEELSSKHLATRITAEEVSSKHLVTRITAEEVSSKHLATRITAEEVRSKHVATRITAEEVRSKHLATRLTAEVSSKHLGTRITAEEDLPLGNPYIK; this comes from the exons AATAACAGCAGAGGAGCTCAGCAGTAAACACCTGGCGACCAGAATAACAGCAGAGGAGGTCAGTAGTAAACACCTGGCGACCAGAATAACAGCAGAGGAGGTCAGTAGTAAACACCTGGCGACCAGAATAACAGCAGAGGAGGTCAGTAGTAAACACCTGGCGACCAGAATAACAGCAGAGGAGCTCAGTAGTAAACACCTGGCGACCAGAATAACAGCAGAGGAGGTCAGTAGTAAACACGTGGCGACCAGAATAACAGCAGAGGAGGTCAGTAGTAAACACCTGGCGACCAGAATAACAGCAGAGGAGGTCAGTAGTAAACACCTGGCGACCAGAATAACAGCAGAGGAGCTCAGTAGTAAACACCTGGCGACCAGAATAACAGCAGAGGAGGTCAGTAGTAAACACGTGGCGTACAGAATAACAGCAGAGGTCAGAAGTAAACACCTGGCGACCAGAATAACAGCAGAGGAGGTCAGTAGTAAACACGTGGCGACCAGAATAACAGCAGAGGAGGTCAGGAGTAAACACCTGGCGACCAGAATAACAGCAGAGGAGGTCAGGAGTAAACACCTGGCGACCAGAATAACAGCAGAGGAGCTCAGTAGTAAACACCTGGCGACCAGAATAACAGCAGAGGAG CAGAAGAGCTCAATAACAGCAGAGGAGGTCAGTAGTAAACACGTGGCGACCAGAATAACAGCAGAGGAGCTCAATAGTAAACACCTGGCGACCAGAAAAACAGCAGAGGAGCTCAGTAGTAAACACCTGGGGACCAGAATAACAGCAGAGGAGGTCAGTAGTAAACACCTGGCGACCAGAATAACAGCAGAGGAGGTCAGTAGTAAACACCTGGCGACCAGAATAACAGCAGAGGAGCTCAGTAGTAAACACCTGGCGACCAGAATAACAGCAGAGGAGGTCAGTAGTAAACACGTGGCGTCCAGAATAACAGCAGAGGTCAGTAGTAAACACGTGGCGACCAGAATAACAGCAGAGGAGCTCAGTAGTAAACACCTGGCGACCAGAATAACAGCAGTGGTCAGTAGTAAACACCTGGCGACCAGAATAACAGCAGAGGAGCTCAGTAGTAAACACCTGGCGACCAGAATAACAGCAGAGGAGGTCAGTAGTAAACACCTGGCGACCAGAATAACATCAGAGGAGGTCAGTAGTAAACACCTGGCGACCAGAATAACAGCAGAGGAGCTCAGTAGTAAACACCTGGCGACCAGAATAACAGCAGAGGAGCTCAGTAGTAAACACCTGGCGACCAGAATAACAGCAGTGGTCAGTAGTAAACACCTGGCGACCAGAATAACAGCAGAGGAGCTCAGTAGTAAACACCTGGCGACCAGAATAACAGCAGAGGAGGTCAGTAGTAAACACCTGGCGACCAGAATAACATCAGAGGAGGTCAGTAGTAAACACCTGGCGACCAGAATAACAGCAGAGGAGCTCAGTAGTAAACACCTGGCGACCAGAATAACAGCAGAGGAGGTCAGTAGTAAACACGTGGCAACCAGAATAACAGCAGAGGAGCTCAGTAGTAAACACCTGGCGACCAGAATAACAGCAGAGGAGGTCAGTAGTAAACACCTGGCGACCAGAATAACAGCAGAGGAGGTCAGTAGTAAACACGTGGTGACCAGAATAACAGCAGAGGAGCTCAGTAGTAAACACGTGGcgaccagaataacagcaaaggag CAGAAGAGCTCAATAACAGCAGAGGAGGTCAGTAGTAAACACGTGGCGACCAGAATAACAGCAGAGGAGCTCAGTAGTAAACACCTGGCGACCAGAATAACAGCAGAGGACAGTAGTAAACACCTGGCGACCAGAATAACAGCAGAGGAGGTCAGGAGTAAACACCTGGCGACCAGAATAACAGCAGAGGTCAGTAGTAAACACCTGGCGACCAGAATAACAGCAGAGGAGGTCAGGAGTAAACACCTGGCGACCAGAATAACAGCAGAGGTCAGTAGTAAACACCTGGTGACCAGAATAACAGCAGAGGAGGTCAGTAGTAAACACCTGGCGACCAGAATAACAGCAGAGGTCAGTAGTAAACACCTGGCGACCAGAATAACAGCAGAGGAGCTCAGTAGTAAACACCTGGCGACCAGAATAACAGCAGAGGAGGTCAGTAGTAAACACCTGGCGACCAGAATAACAGCAGAGGTCAGTAGTAAACACCTGGCGACCAGAATAACAGCAGAGGTCAGTAGTAAACACGTGGCGACCAGAATAACAGCAGAGGAGCTCAGTAGTAAACACCTGGCGACCAGAATAACAGCAGAGGAGGTCAGTAGTAAACACGTGGCGACCAGAATAACAGCAGAGGAGCTCAGTAGTAAACATCTGGCGACCAGAATAACAGCAGAGGAGCTCAGTAGTAAACACCTGGCGACCAGAATAACAGCAGAGGAGGTCAGTAGTAAACACCTGGTGACCAGAATAACAGCAGAGGAGGTCAGTAGTAAACACCTGGCGACCAGAATAACAGCAGAGGAGGTCAGGAGTAAACACGTGGCAACCAGAATAACAGCAGAGGAGGTCAGGAGTAAACACCTGGCGACCAGATTAACAGCAGAGGTCAGTAGTAAACACCTGGGGACCAGAATAACAGCAGAGGAG gatCTACCTCTAGGAAACCCCTACATCAAGTGA